A stretch of DNA from Candidatus Binatia bacterium:
GACGACGGGGCTTTCTTTTGTGAGGGCCGCTTCAGGATCCGAGACAACGGGAAGAGGCTCGTAGCTCACTTCGACCAGCTCGAGCGCGTCGGCGGCGGCGTAGCGGTCCTCAGCAACCACCACCGCCACTCCTTCGCCGGCGAAACAAACTTTGTCGATCGCGAGGACATGATGCTTGGGAACTCGGAGCGTCGGGTTTTGGCTATCGACGGGCAACGGCCCGATCGCATCCCGGAGGTCGGCGCCCGCCAAAACAGCGACGACACCGGGCAGCCCGAGTACATGCCCGGTCCGAATCGATTGAATCTTTGCGTGCGCGTGCGGGCTGCGGACAATCGCCGCATGCAATATATCGGGCAGGCGGATATCATCGACATAACGAGCGCGACCGCGAATCAACCTCGGATCTTCGCGCCGCTTCACCTTGGCGCCGACGAGTTTGCTGAGAGGCACGGTTTTTTTCCGCAGACCCTTTTGTTATCATTTATAGCCTAATGGCGCGCGGACGAGCAAGAATTCTCTGGATATTGTTTTTTCTGCTGACATTCCCGTCCAGAAGCTTAACGCAAGCGCCGATCCATAGACTCAAGAACAGTCCCGGCCTCGCGGTAACGGACCTGGGGAGCTGGAAGGTCATCTATAAAGGAGCCGAATTCCGCAAGGTGAGGCTTGAGCGCGCCGAGCCGTATCATTGGCTCGAGCTCAAGCTCGTTCGCCTGGATACCCGATGGATCGAGCCGCGCGTCGTCCGCAGCTCGCAATTCAACCTCAAGAGCGCCAACGTGAAGACGCTGGCGGAAAAGAGCGGCGCCATCGCGATGATCAACGCCAATTACTTCGACGAAAAGGGACTGCCGCTGGGGTTTCTCAAAACCGCCCATGAAGCCAACCTCAACCTCTCCAAAAGTCCCCTCTATACGGGCGTCTTTGCCATCAAAGACCGCGCGCCGTTCATCGCGCACCGAGACGAATTCGTACCCCACCAGGCCGACGAGGGTCTCCAGGCGGGTCCATTGCTGCTGGCGAAAGGCGCCCCCTTGAGCGTGACGCGCGGCGCCGACCGGCAATTCCGCCGTTCGGTCATCGGCATGGACTCTAACCAGAAGTTGATCGTCGCCGTTACCGATACGTTCTTCGGTGGTCTTACCTGGGTGGAGCTGCAGGAATTTTTCGGCTCGGCCGAGTGGCAGGCGCAGACATCCGACCTGCTCAACCTCGACGGCGGCGGCTCGACGCAGCTCCACGTCAGGGGGGCTCAGTTCGAGGAATACGTGCCGGGCACGGTCGAAGTCCCCGTCGCCATCGGTCTCTTCGCGGCGAAGTAAGACTTCCGTTCCAGACATTTTTCTTGCAGTCACACAGGGTGGGTGGTATAAAAAGCCGACCTACAATGGTGCTCTTTGCCGATCACTTATGACGCTGCACCAACTGAAAGTATTCGTCAAGGTGGCTGAAATGCAAAGTTTCACGCAAGCGGCAAAGGCGCTGCGTCTCACCCAGCCTTCGGTTTCCGCCCTGGTACAGGACTTGGTCGCCGAACTGAGGTACAAATTGTTCGAGCGGCGGGGAGCGAAGGTTTTTCTAACAAAGGAGGGAAATATCCTCCTGCGCCGCACCCAGGAGGCCCTCGCCATCATCGAGGAAACCAAGGACGAGATCGACGAAATCCACGGGCTAAAGAAGGGAAAGCTCTCCATCGGCGCGTGCGCCATCGCCGGAGCGTCTTTTCTTCCCGGCGCTCTTCAGTCTTTCAAGGAGTCTCATCCGGGAATCGATATCGGCTTGAAAATTCAGCGCAGCATCGCTTTGGAAAAGATGCTCGTGGAGGGAGAATTCGATGTCGCGATTCTCGGTTGCGTGCCCCGCTCGGCCAATTTACGCGGCATACTTTACAAGCGCGAAGACATCTTGGTCGTCGCGCCGCCGGACCATCCGCTCAACAGAAAGCGCACCGTCCCCTTGACGCTGCTTGCCAAGGCGTCCTTGATCGCCCAGCAGAAAGGCAGCCTCGTGCGCGACATGGTGGAAGAAAAATTCGCTGAGAAGGGACTTCGGTTCGCTCCCCTGTTGGAGATCGATATCGACCGGGGCGGCTGGGAAGCCATCAAGGCGTCCGTGGTGAGCGGCCTTGGAATCGGCTTTCTTTGCAAGCAACACATCGAATCGGACCTCAAGGCCGGCAGACTCAAAGAGCTCCGTGTCCCGGGGCTGGATCTAAAACGCCCCGTTTACATCGCCTTTCGAAAAAACCGCCAGCGGTTTTCCGCCGTCGAGGCATTCGTTGAATTTGTAAAAGACTACAGAGGTCAGTGATGCCATTTGAACAACCTGGGTCTTCCGGACCGTCTATTCCATGCTGACAACCGCTTCGTCGTCCAGACGGAGCAACATCTTCTCGAACGGCATCTTCGTAACTAAAGGCAACAAAATTGTCTGTGTTCAGCTATGACGCTGCACCAGTTAAGAGTATTCGCGAAGGTCGCCGAGCTGCAAAGCTTCACCGAGGCGGCCAAGGCATTACGGCTCAGCCAGCCTTCCGTTTCCTCCTTGGTCCAAGGTTTGGTACGCGAATTGAAGTACAAATTGTTCGAGCGGCGGGGAATAAAAATCGCGCTCACGCCCGCGGGCAAAGTGCTTCTTCGCCGCGCGCAGGAAGCCCTCGCCATTATCGAGGGAACGAAGGATGAGATCGATGAGATTCAAGGGCTGAGGAAGGAAAAGCTTAACGTAGGAGGATCGGGTCTTGCGGCTTCCTTTTTGCCTGCGGCAATCCAAACCTTCAAGAGGGCACATCCGGAAATCGAGGTCACATTGACCATCGATAGGAGCAGGAATCTAGAAAATGGACTTTTAGAAGGCGATCTGGACATCGGGGTCCTAAGTCACGTCCATTCTCCCCTTTTAGCGCATACGCTCTATGGCGAAGACGACCTGATCGTCATTGCGTCACCTAACCACCCGCTAACCAAGAAACATTCCGTGCCGCTCGAGCTTCTGGCGCGGGAGCCTTCGGTGATGTTCGAGAGAGGCGGACTCATGTATGACATGATCCAAAGAAGATTTGCCGAAAGCAGGATATCGTTTAACCCCACCTTGGAAGTGAAAACCCGTTCGATTGCCAGAGACGCGATTAAGAGCGCGGTTTCCAATGGGATCGGCATTGGATTTATAGCTAAGCGCCACGTAGAGGCCGATATAAAAGCGGGACGATTAAAGAGACTCAAAGTTCCCGAATTCAATTTGAAGCGGCAAATGTATGTGGTAACCCATAAGAAGCGGAACAGCGGTACACCGGTTAAAGAATTCAAAGATTTCCTATTGCAGTATAAAAACGAGGGATGAAGGTATGCCGAGAATGCCTATTGCAGTTGTATCACTCCTGATCGCTTTTCAGGCGGGTTGGTGCCCTCCTGCTTGGGCCGCGGCCGTCGAAAAGGTTTTGGCGGAAATCAACCAGTTGCCTGCCGACCAAAGACAAAAAAGGCTCGAGGACGGAGCTCGAAAAGAAGGCCGCCTCAGTTGGTATTCCAACGCCAACCTCGATCAAATGCGCCACCTCGCCGATGGATTCATGAAGCGATACCCGGAGATAAAAATAGAGTACTGGCGCGGTGGGGGTAATCGGGTAACCGATCGCGTGCTTCTTGAGCATCGCGCCGGCAAGCTGGATGCCGATATCGTTGGAATGCCGTTTGAGGCGGGACTATCGATAAAAAACGCCGGTGTTTGGGCGAGGTATCACTCACCTGAAAGTAAATATTATTCCAAGATGTTCTTCGACCCTGAAGGATACTGGCACTCCAGCCATCTCGCCATCAGCGTCATCGGTTACAATACCAATCTGGTGAGAATGGAAGAGGCGCCAAAAGACTATCCTGACCTGTTAAGTCCCAAGTGGAAAAGCGAGATTTCCATAGACACGGAACCCGAGCGCGTAGTGATGGGATGGTTGATAAAATGGGGCGAACAAAAAACCCGCAATTTTCTCAAAGGCGTGATGCAAAATGGAGCCATTCCCCGGCGCGGCAAAACTCTCCAAACGCAACTCCTTTGCGGCGGTGAATTTAAGATCGCCCTCGATCTATTGGCTGCAAGGGTCGCCCAATATAGAAACGACTTGAGATGCCCGTCGGCTCTTGTTTTTCCGAACCCCACCGTCGGGACGGTGGCCAACCTGGATGGCATCACGACGGCTGCGCAACGGCCCCATGCAGCAGCCCTGTTTATAGACTATATTCTCGGCGCCGACGGCTCGAAGATATTGGCGAATACGGGGCGAATCGTCGGGCGCAAAGGCGTCAAATCCCGGTACGAAGAGCTCTCGAACCTCGAAGAGAAAAACATCCCCCTCCTTCTCATTGCTCCCGAGGCGGCTCAAAAGCTTGCGGACGCTACACAGCAAATCGTCGCTGAAATCTTGATTCGTCGTCAGTTCTGAAGCTGTGACCGCCCCTATGACGCTGCACCAGTTAAGAGTATTCGCCAAAGTAGCCGAGCTGCAAAGCTTCACCGAGGCGGCCAAGCGTAGCATTTCGTCAAAAATAACAAAGCCGAGACGGTCCGCGCCATGACCGCATTCAGCTCATCTTAAACAAGTCACGGACTCTAGCTTGTTGGAAGCCACGAGCGAGGGTCTCCGGTTTTTTCAGCGCAAGGAAGAAAAAGCATTGAGGCTGAGGTCCAGCGCCGGCGCGGGAAAAACTCCCAGATAGATCGTTCCGAGCACCGCGACGGCGATCGCGAGATAGAGATACGGCGCGCGGGCGAACGATTTTCCTTCCGCCCCGCCCTCTTCCATGTACATCATCACGATCACACGAAGATAATAGACCACGGAGAGAAGGCTGTTGAGCGCGCCGATGATCGCGAGATCGACGTGGCCGGTGGTGACCGCGGAGCTGAAAAGATAAAATTTCCCGGTGAAGCCGCCGAGCGGCGGAAAGCCCGCGAGCGAGAGCATGAACAGCGCCATCGCCATGCCCAGAAACGGCCGCTTGAAGCCGAGCCCGGCGAAGTCGCCGTAGGCCTCGTTGTCTCTCGCGCCGTCCTTTAAAGCGATGAGCACGGCGAACGCGCCGAGCGTCATCGCCGCGTAACTCAGCAGATAAAAGAGCAGCGCCTGTCCGCCCGCCGCGCCGCCGGCCACCAGCGCGATGAGCAGGTACCCCGCGTGGGCGATGCTCGAGTAGGCGAGCATCCGCTTGACGCTCGACTGCGAGATCGCGACGACGTTTCCCACGGTCATCGTGAGAATCGCCAGCGCCTTGACAGGCACCGTCCACTCGCCTTGCAGCGGCGACAATGAGTGGAGAAAGATCCGCGCCCAGCCGGCGAAAGCGGCGGCTTTGACCGCGACCGCCATGAAAGCCGTGATCGGAGTGGGCGCGCCTTCGTAGACGTCCGGCACCCAGAAATGAAACGGCACTGCGGCGACTTTAAACGCAAGGCCGATGAGCACGAGAAAAACGCCCGTGAGAAGCAACAGCGATGGCTGACCTCCATCCGGTTTCAGCGCCGAGGCGACGCGCGCGAGCTGCGTCGAGCCGGTCGTGCCGTAGATAAGCGCGATGCCGTAGAGCAGAAAGCCGGTGGCGAACGCGCCGATGAGAAAATATTTCATCGCCGCCTCCGCCGCCTCGGCGCGCTCGCGCCATATCCCGGTCAGAACGTAGACGGCGATCGACATCGTCTCCAGGCCGAGAAAAAAGAGGATGAGATCGTTGGCCGCGGCCATGAGAATCATCCCGAACGCGGCGAGCAAGACGAGCACGTAGAATTCTCCCTCGCGAATCTCGGTTTCCCGCACGTATTGAACCGAAGAGAGAATCGTCAGCGCGGCGGCGCCGAGAAAAAACAGCGTGAAGAAAAACGCGAAACGATCGAGCAGGATGGTATTCTGAAACGCGCCTCCCTGGCCGTCGCGAAGAAAAACCGCCATCCCGCCCGCGATCGCGAGGCCGACGAGGCTGATCCAGACGAGAAGGCCCTTCTCCTTTTTAGGGACGAACAGGTCCAGGACCAGCGCCGCGAGCGCGGTCAAGAGCACTTCGGCCGACGGGAGAAGAGGCGTGAGGTTAGTTTCCACGCGCGGCTTTCTCCTCCCAGACGGTCTCGCCTTGGATCAGCGGGATAGCGAGCTTCTGGCTCTCGACTCTCTCGATGACCAGGCGAGCTGAGCTTTTCATCCGGCTTAAGAAAGGCTGGGGGTAGATGCCCATGAAAAAGATCAACGCTATGATCGGCGCCAACATGCAGATCTCTCGCGCGTTCATGTCTTCGAGCCTCTGGTTCTCCGGCCGCGCAAGAGGGCCGAAAACCACGCGGCGAAACATCCACAGCATGGTGATCGCGCCGAGAACGACGCCGGTGGCGGCGATTGCCGTCCATATCGGGGCCGTTGCGAACGCGCCCAGCAGGATCAGAAACTCGCCGACGAAGCCGTTGAGCCCAGGAAGCCCGATGGAAGAAAGAGTGACCACGAGAAAAAACCCGGAGAAAATCGGGATCTGCTTCCACAAGCCGCCGAAGTCGTCGATCAGGCGCGTGTGCCGCCGGTCGTAGATCATGCCGACTATAAGAAACAAAGCGCCGGTGGAGAGACCGTGGTTGAGCATCTGGTAGACCGCACCTTCGATGCCTTGAAGGTTGAACGCGAACAGGCCCAGCATGACGAAGCCCAGATGACTCACCGACGAATAAGCGACGAGCTTTTTAAGGTCGTCCTGCATCATCGCGACCATGGCGCCGTAGACGATGCCGACGACCGCGAGCGCGACGACCCACGGCGCCGCGGAAAGCGCGGCCGCGGGAAACAACGGAATCGCGAAGCGTAAAAAACCGTAAGTCCCCATCTTGAGGAGAACGCCGGCGAGAATGACCGAGCCGGCGGTCGGCGCCTCGACGTGCGCGTCGGGGAGCCAGGTGTGAAGCGGGAACAGCGGGACTTTGATGGCGAACGAAAGCGCGAAGGCGAGGAACAGCCACATCTGCTCGTCGTAGGGAAGATTGAGATTCGAGATGCGGAGGAGGTCGAAGGTCAGGCTCTGGGTCACCTGAAAATTCCGCGTCGCGAGAAAGATGATGCCGACCAGCATGAGCAGGCTCCCGGCCATCGTGTAAATTACGAACTTGACCGCGGCGTAGATCCGGCGCTCGCCGCCCCAGACGCCGATCAAAAAATACATCGGCACCAGCATCACCTCCCAGAAGACGTAGAAGAGGAACAGATCGACGGCAACCAGGGCGCCGAGCATGCCGGTCTCGAGGAACAGCATGAAAAAGAGATACTCCTTAACTCTGTCGTGGATCGTCCAGGACGCCAGGATTGCGACCGGCGTGAGGAAAGCCGTGAGCAAAACGAGAAAAAGACTGAGGCCGTCGATGCCGACGGCGTACTCGATCCCATAGGCTGGAATCCAGCGAAGCCGCTCGACGAGCTGCATCGCGCCGGTATTCGGGTCGAAGCGCCAGAGAATCCACAGCGACTGGAGAAACGCGAGGAGGCTCACCCCCAGCGCGGCCTTGAACAGCGCCGAAGTTTGGCGCCGGGGAATAAAAAGCAGCGCCGCCGCCCCCAGCGTGGGAAGAAAAACCAGGAGGCTTAAATCTTTCACCGCTTCACCACCTCAAAAAATACGCGAAGATCAAAAGCGTTCCGGCCAGAAAGGCGAACAGGTAGTGTTGCACGTTGCCGCTCTGAAGCCGGCGCCACGAGAGGCTTCTCGCGCGCACGCTCGCGGCGACGCCGTTGACGATGCCGTCGATGAATCCGGGATCGAAGCGCCGCGCCAGCCAGTTGGACCACGCAGTGAAGGGCTGCACGAAGAGCCGGTCGTAAAGTTCATCGACGTAGTATTTGTTACCGAGCCATCGATAGAGTGCGCCGGCGGCGATTCGCTCCGCGATCTTGCTGTCGCGGCCGTAGAGAAAGTACGCGACCAGGGCACCGAGCGCGCCTAATCCGACTGTGAGCGCCATCAGAAATAGTTCTTCGCTCAGCGCATGATGCTCCGCCGCTTTAGGCCCGCCGAACACCGGCTGCAGCCAATGATCCCACACGCCGCCCCACATAAACTCTGGCGTGGCCAGCCAGCCGGCGAAGATCGAGCCCAGCGCGAGGACGATCAGCGGCGCGGTCATGACCCGCGGCGATTCATGAATATGAGATCGGGACGGCTCGGGCACGCGCGACGGGCCATGAAACACCATGAAGAACTGGCGGAACATGTAAAAAGCTGTCAGTCCCGCCGTGAGCCATGCCATCCCCCAAAGCGCGATCGACCGGCTCGCATAGACCTCCCACAGAATCCGGTCCTTGGAAAAAAACCCTGCCGTGAGCGGCGCGCCGGAAATCGCCAGGGCAGCGATCAGGTAAGTCCAGTAAGTGACCGGCAGATGGCGCCGGAGACCGCCCATCTTCCGCATATCTTGTTCTCCATCGAGCGCGTGGATGACGCTTCCCGATCCGAGAAACAGACAGGCCTTGAAAAAAGCGTGCGTGAAGAGATGGAACACGGCCGCGCTGAAGGCGCCGACGCCGACGGCGAGAAACATGTAACCCAATTGGCTGACCGTGGAATAGGCCAGCACGCGCTTGATGTCGTTTTGGGCAACGGCGATGGTCGCGGCAAAAATCGCCGTGAGGGCGCCGATGGCTGCGACGACGGCGAGCGTCTCGGGCGCCAGCGTGAAGAGAAAGTTGAGGCGCGCCGTCATGTAAACGCCGGCGGTCACCATCGTCGCCGCGTGGATCAGCGCGCTGACGGGCGTAGGCCCTTGCATCGCGTCGGGGAGCCAGACATAGAGCGGGATCTGCGCCGACTTGCCGGTCGCGCCGGTGAAGAAGAGCAAGGTGACGAGCGCCACGATCTCGGGCCTGAGGAGATGGGCCGCCTGGCGCAAGTCGGAGAAGTTAAGCGACGGCACGCCGTGGCGGCTCATTTCCCAGAAGAGCAGCAGGAGGCCCAGGATAAAGCCGAAGTCGCCGATGCGGTTCACGATGAAGGCCTTGTTCCCGGCGATCGTGTTGGTGTGGTCCCGGTACCAGAAGCCGATCAGGAGATACGAGCAGAGACCGACTCCTTCCCAGCCGACAAAGAGGACGAGCAGGTTGTCGGCCAGGACCAAGAGCGACATAAAAAAAACGAAGAGATTGAGATACGCGAAGTAGCGGATCATGCCTTCGTCGTGGGCCATGTAGCCCAACGAATAAACGTGGATGAGAAAACCGATCCCGGTGATGACGAGCAGCATGACCACGGTCAAGGGATCCGCCTGAAAAGAAAGGCTCGCTTTGAACGGCTCCGAATCGATCCAAGTAAAGACCGTATCGCGAAAGACCCCCGTCGGTGACAAAAGCAAGAAAACCTGGAGTGAAACGAGGAACGATAACGCCACGGCAGCGCAGGCGAGAAAGCCGGCGGATTTGCGGCCCAACCGCGCCCCGAAAAAGATATTGACCGCGGCGCCAAGCAGTGGAAAAAGCGGTATGTAACGAAGTAGAGTCAAAGTTGCCGTCATTCCGGATCAATCCAAAATCTAAAATCCAAAACCTGTCCTGAGCCCAGTCGAAGGATCCAAAATCGATTTACCACCTGAGGAACTGCATGTCCTGGGGATCCAAGGTCTGGCGGTGGCGAAAGACCGAGATGATGATCGCGAGCCCCACCACCGCTTCCGCCGCCGCTACGGTCATCACGAAAAATACGATCACCTGTCCGTCCATCGAGCCGAGAAAGCGGGCGAAAGCGATGAACGTCAGATTGACGGCGTTCAGCATCAGCTCGATCGACATCAGTATGACGATGATGTTGCGCCGGATGACGACGCCGGCGACGCCGATGACGAAGAGCACGGCGCTGAGCGCGAGATAGTAAGGCAACGGGACCAAGATCAGCTCGCTTTCTTCCCCAGCGTCACCGCGCCGATGATCGCGACCAGGAGGAGAACCGAGGCGATCTCGAAAGGCAGAGCGTAATCGGTGAAGAGGCTCCGGGCCAGCGCCTCCGGCGCGCCGAAGTTTCCGGCGACGGGCGACGGCTGGAAATCCGCCGGCCGGTAAAAAAACAGCGCGACCAGCTCCCAGAGGAGCGCCAGCGACGCGAGCGAGCCGGCGGTCCACCAGACGGCCGGCCGCGGCTCCAGCGCCGCCGGATTCAGCAGCATGATGACGAAAAGAAAGAGAATCATGATCGCGCCGGCGTAGACCAGCACCTGCAGCGCGCCGACCATCGGGGCATCCAGCGTGATAAACAAAACGGAGACCAGGAAGAGCGTCGCCGCGAGCGCCATCGCGTTATGAACCACGTTGCGGCGAAAAATGACGAGCAGAGAGAACACGACCGAAAGAACGGCGAGGATGAAAAAGAGGATCATCGCGCACTCATGGATGAGAGGAAAATCCTTGCCGGAGCACGATCCAAACGGCGGTGACGACGAGGTTGACGGCCGCGACCGGCAGCATCATTTTCCAGCCGAGGCGCATCACCTGATCGTAGCGAAAGCGCGGCAGGCTCCAGCGCAGGAGAATCTGCAGCCAGCAGAAAAAGATCACTTTGACCGTGAAGGCGCCGACCTGGAGCAAGGTCACGCCGAGGGGAGCCAGGAGGAGCGTGCCGCCCCAGGGAAAATGAAAGCCGTCGCGCATGAGCCAGGGCACCTGCCAGCCGCCGAAAAAGAGCGTCGTGACGAGGCCCGCGGCCGTG
This window harbors:
- a CDS encoding phosphodiester glycosidase family protein, which encodes MARGRARILWILFFLLTFPSRSLTQAPIHRLKNSPGLAVTDLGSWKVIYKGAEFRKVRLERAEPYHWLELKLVRLDTRWIEPRVVRSSQFNLKSANVKTLAEKSGAIAMINANYFDEKGLPLGFLKTAHEANLNLSKSPLYTGVFAIKDRAPFIAHRDEFVPHQADEGLQAGPLLLAKGAPLSVTRGADRQFRRSVIGMDSNQKLIVAVTDTFFGGLTWVELQEFFGSAEWQAQTSDLLNLDGGGSTQLHVRGAQFEEYVPGTVEVPVAIGLFAAK
- a CDS encoding LysR family transcriptional regulator, with amino-acid sequence MTLHQLKVFVKVAEMQSFTQAAKALRLTQPSVSALVQDLVAELRYKLFERRGAKVFLTKEGNILLRRTQEALAIIEETKDEIDEIHGLKKGKLSIGACAIAGASFLPGALQSFKESHPGIDIGLKIQRSIALEKMLVEGEFDVAILGCVPRSANLRGILYKREDILVVAPPDHPLNRKRTVPLTLLAKASLIAQQKGSLVRDMVEEKFAEKGLRFAPLLEIDIDRGGWEAIKASVVSGLGIGFLCKQHIESDLKAGRLKELRVPGLDLKRPVYIAFRKNRQRFSAVEAFVEFVKDYRGQ
- a CDS encoding substrate-binding domain-containing protein yields the protein MLLRRAQEALAIIEGTKDEIDEIQGLRKEKLNVGGSGLAASFLPAAIQTFKRAHPEIEVTLTIDRSRNLENGLLEGDLDIGVLSHVHSPLLAHTLYGEDDLIVIASPNHPLTKKHSVPLELLAREPSVMFERGGLMYDMIQRRFAESRISFNPTLEVKTRSIARDAIKSAVSNGIGIGFIAKRHVEADIKAGRLKRLKVPEFNLKRQMYVVTHKKRNSGTPVKEFKDFLLQYKNEG
- a CDS encoding ABC transporter substrate-binding protein, with translation MPIAVVSLLIAFQAGWCPPAWAAAVEKVLAEINQLPADQRQKRLEDGARKEGRLSWYSNANLDQMRHLADGFMKRYPEIKIEYWRGGGNRVTDRVLLEHRAGKLDADIVGMPFEAGLSIKNAGVWARYHSPESKYYSKMFFDPEGYWHSSHLAISVIGYNTNLVRMEEAPKDYPDLLSPKWKSEISIDTEPERVVMGWLIKWGEQKTRNFLKGVMQNGAIPRRGKTLQTQLLCGGEFKIALDLLAARVAQYRNDLRCPSALVFPNPTVGTVANLDGITTAAQRPHAAALFIDYILGADGSKILANTGRIVGRKGVKSRYEELSNLEEKNIPLLLIAPEAAQKLADATQQIVAEILIRRQF
- a CDS encoding NADH-quinone oxidoreductase subunit N, producing METNLTPLLPSAEVLLTALAALVLDLFVPKKEKGLLVWISLVGLAIAGGMAVFLRDGQGGAFQNTILLDRFAFFFTLFFLGAAALTILSSVQYVRETEIREGEFYVLVLLAAFGMILMAAANDLILFFLGLETMSIAVYVLTGIWRERAEAAEAAMKYFLIGAFATGFLLYGIALIYGTTGSTQLARVASALKPDGGQPSLLLLTGVFLVLIGLAFKVAAVPFHFWVPDVYEGAPTPITAFMAVAVKAAAFAGWARIFLHSLSPLQGEWTVPVKALAILTMTVGNVVAISQSSVKRMLAYSSIAHAGYLLIALVAGGAAGGQALLFYLLSYAAMTLGAFAVLIALKDGARDNEAYGDFAGLGFKRPFLGMAMALFMLSLAGFPPLGGFTGKFYLFSSAVTTGHVDLAIIGALNSLLSVVYYLRVIVMMYMEEGGAEGKSFARAPYLYLAIAVAVLGTIYLGVFPAPALDLSLNAFSSLR
- a CDS encoding NADH-quinone oxidoreductase subunit M — protein: MKDLSLLVFLPTLGAAALLFIPRRQTSALFKAALGVSLLAFLQSLWILWRFDPNTGAMQLVERLRWIPAYGIEYAVGIDGLSLFLVLLTAFLTPVAILASWTIHDRVKEYLFFMLFLETGMLGALVAVDLFLFYVFWEVMLVPMYFLIGVWGGERRIYAAVKFVIYTMAGSLLMLVGIIFLATRNFQVTQSLTFDLLRISNLNLPYDEQMWLFLAFALSFAIKVPLFPLHTWLPDAHVEAPTAGSVILAGVLLKMGTYGFLRFAIPLFPAAALSAAPWVVALAVVGIVYGAMVAMMQDDLKKLVAYSSVSHLGFVMLGLFAFNLQGIEGAVYQMLNHGLSTGALFLIVGMIYDRRHTRLIDDFGGLWKQIPIFSGFFLVVTLSSIGLPGLNGFVGEFLILLGAFATAPIWTAIAATGVVLGAITMLWMFRRVVFGPLARPENQRLEDMNAREICMLAPIIALIFFMGIYPQPFLSRMKSSARLVIERVESQKLAIPLIQGETVWEEKAARGN
- the nuoL gene encoding NADH-quinone oxidoreductase subunit L, giving the protein MTATLTLLRYIPLFPLLGAAVNIFFGARLGRKSAGFLACAAVALSFLVSLQVFLLLSPTGVFRDTVFTWIDSEPFKASLSFQADPLTVVMLLVITGIGFLIHVYSLGYMAHDEGMIRYFAYLNLFVFFMSLLVLADNLLVLFVGWEGVGLCSYLLIGFWYRDHTNTIAGNKAFIVNRIGDFGFILGLLLLFWEMSRHGVPSLNFSDLRQAAHLLRPEIVALVTLLFFTGATGKSAQIPLYVWLPDAMQGPTPVSALIHAATMVTAGVYMTARLNFLFTLAPETLAVVAAIGALTAIFAATIAVAQNDIKRVLAYSTVSQLGYMFLAVGVGAFSAAVFHLFTHAFFKACLFLGSGSVIHALDGEQDMRKMGGLRRHLPVTYWTYLIAALAISGAPLTAGFFSKDRILWEVYASRSIALWGMAWLTAGLTAFYMFRQFFMVFHGPSRVPEPSRSHIHESPRVMTAPLIVLALGSIFAGWLATPEFMWGGVWDHWLQPVFGGPKAAEHHALSEELFLMALTVGLGALGALVAYFLYGRDSKIAERIAAGALYRWLGNKYYVDELYDRLFVQPFTAWSNWLARRFDPGFIDGIVNGVAASVRARSLSWRRLQSGNVQHYLFAFLAGTLLIFAYFLRW
- the nuoK gene encoding NADH-quinone oxidoreductase subunit NuoK — translated: MVPLPYYLALSAVLFVIGVAGVVIRRNIIVILMSIELMLNAVNLTFIAFARFLGSMDGQVIVFFVMTVAAAEAVVGLAIIISVFRHRQTLDPQDMQFLRW
- a CDS encoding NADH-quinone oxidoreductase subunit J — translated: MILFFILAVLSVVFSLLVIFRRNVVHNAMALAATLFLVSVLFITLDAPMVGALQVLVYAGAIMILFLFVIMLLNPAALEPRPAVWWTAGSLASLALLWELVALFFYRPADFQPSPVAGNFGAPEALARSLFTDYALPFEIASVLLLVAIIGAVTLGKKAS